A genomic segment from Orrella daihaiensis encodes:
- a CDS encoding Spx/MgsR family RNA polymerase-binding regulatory protein, whose protein sequence is MKLYGLKKCSTCQKAMAWLSEHGVNHEFIDYRDEPIDPEHLKIWADALGGWEKLVNRASMTWRKLADHEREVYNDEQWQSLIAQYPSLVRRPLAIHRDGSVTTGFNEKKFKEKLEQS, encoded by the coding sequence ATGAAACTGTATGGATTAAAAAAGTGCAGCACATGCCAGAAAGCAATGGCGTGGTTATCGGAGCACGGTGTAAACCACGAGTTTATTGATTATCGCGATGAGCCAATTGATCCCGAGCATTTAAAAATCTGGGCGGATGCGCTCGGTGGCTGGGAAAAGCTCGTCAATCGCGCCTCAATGACTTGGCGCAAGCTTGCCGATCATGAGCGTGAGGTATACAACGATGAACAGTGGCAATCCCTGATCGCTCAGTATCCATCGTTGGTGCGTCGGCCACTTGCCATTCATCGGGATGGCTCGGTGACGACGGGGTTCAATGAAAAAAAGTTTAAAGAAAAATTAGAGCAGTCGTGA
- the rmuC gene encoding DNA recombination protein RmuC yields the protein MVVFVYSLWRSRNVDHDDRLDRILENQDRLEQTWRSELADSQRQLRTELSESQRALRMELAAADEQFRAMVSRDAASGRQESAQALERFGESFAQRLQALSQSNEHRMTDLRGLVEQRLELLQKDNAAKLEQMRQTVDEKLHATLEQRLGESFKLVSDRLEAVHKGLGEMQTLAAGVGDLKRVLTNVKSRGTWGEVQLARLIEDTMTGDQFARNVKPIPGSDAMVEFAIKLPGRDGIDGPVWLPIDAKFPKEEYERLHQAQEEADRDAVKTASQALGRAIEAQAKIIASKYVAPPYTTDFAIMFLPSEGLYAEVLRSPGLLDRLQALRINVSGPANLAAMLNSLQMGFRTLAIEKRSSEVWQLLRAVKTEFSKFGASLDDVKKSLETAANRIGKTETRTRVMLRNLKNVEALPVDEAARLLRDDESNEDDAR from the coding sequence ATGGTCGTTTTTGTCTATTCTTTGTGGCGATCAAGAAACGTTGACCACGACGATAGGCTAGATCGGATACTGGAAAATCAGGATAGGCTGGAGCAAACCTGGCGAAGTGAGCTTGCTGATAGTCAACGGCAGCTAAGGACAGAGCTGTCAGAGTCGCAGCGGGCCTTGCGCATGGAACTAGCTGCCGCTGACGAGCAATTTCGAGCCATGGTGTCGCGCGATGCTGCTAGCGGCCGTCAGGAATCGGCGCAAGCGCTGGAGCGGTTTGGTGAGTCTTTCGCCCAGCGTCTACAGGCCTTGTCCCAAAGCAATGAACATCGTATGACCGATCTTCGAGGCCTGGTTGAGCAGCGTCTGGAGCTGTTGCAAAAGGATAACGCTGCCAAGCTCGAACAAATGCGGCAAACCGTTGATGAAAAGCTGCATGCCACGCTGGAGCAGCGACTAGGAGAGTCATTTAAACTGGTGTCTGATCGGCTTGAGGCGGTCCATAAAGGTCTGGGCGAGATGCAAACCTTGGCGGCAGGGGTTGGTGACCTCAAGCGGGTATTAACCAACGTTAAATCCCGCGGTACCTGGGGTGAGGTGCAACTAGCCAGGCTCATAGAAGACACGATGACCGGCGATCAATTTGCCCGTAACGTCAAGCCCATTCCGGGCAGTGATGCAATGGTGGAGTTTGCGATCAAGCTACCCGGGCGCGATGGGATCGATGGTCCAGTATGGTTGCCGATTGATGCCAAGTTTCCGAAAGAGGAATACGAACGCTTGCATCAAGCTCAGGAAGAGGCGGACCGTGACGCAGTGAAAACAGCATCACAAGCATTGGGTCGAGCCATTGAGGCACAAGCGAAAATAATCGCCAGCAAGTACGTCGCTCCGCCTTACACGACAGATTTCGCGATTATGTTTCTACCAAGTGAAGGTCTTTATGCTGAGGTGCTCAGGTCGCCAGGGCTACTAGACAGGTTGCAGGCTCTGCGCATCAATGTGTCGGGCCCCGCCAACTTGGCAGCTATGCTCAATAGCCTGCAGATGGGTTTCCGTACACTTGCGATTGAAAAACGCTCGTCTGAGGTCTGGCAATTGCTGCGAGCCGTTAAAACGGAATTCAGCAAATTTGGAGCATCATTGGATGATGTGAAAAAATCGCTGGAAACAGCTGCCAATCGAATTGGCAAGACGGAAACACGCACGCGTGTGATGTTAAGAAATCTGAAGAATGTAGAGGCCTTGCCCGTTGATGAGGCAGCTAGGCTTTTGCGTGATGACGAGTCAAATGAGGATGATGCACGATGA
- the rpiA gene encoding ribose-5-phosphate isomerase RpiA, with the protein MTLDANALKQAAAQAAIDYIEPWLKPDAVIGVGTGSTADLFIDLLCAKRDRFKAAVASSERTAKRLRDGLVRVLELNEVTSMPVYVDGADEINPQGEMIKGGGGALTREKIVASVSERFVCIVDASKQVEVLGRFPLPIEVIPMAQEAVLRKCRLLGGEPAVREGFVTDNGNIIVDISGLSIHNAVGLETEINQWPGVVTNGLFALEKADVALVAGQGGVTLVEH; encoded by the coding sequence ATGACACTCGATGCCAATGCATTGAAACAGGCGGCTGCACAGGCGGCGATTGACTATATCGAACCCTGGTTAAAGCCAGATGCGGTGATCGGTGTGGGTACGGGGTCTACAGCAGACCTGTTCATAGACCTGTTGTGTGCTAAACGAGATCGGTTCAAGGCAGCCGTCGCGAGCTCAGAACGCACGGCCAAGCGCTTGCGTGACGGTTTGGTTCGAGTGCTCGAGCTAAACGAGGTGACCTCAATGCCCGTTTATGTGGATGGTGCTGATGAAATTAACCCGCAGGGCGAGATGATTAAGGGTGGCGGTGGAGCGCTGACTCGAGAAAAGATCGTGGCCTCAGTCTCTGAACGGTTTGTTTGTATTGTCGACGCATCAAAGCAGGTGGAAGTTTTAGGGAGATTTCCTTTGCCGATTGAAGTGATTCCCATGGCGCAGGAAGCAGTACTCCGAAAATGCCGGTTATTGGGTGGCGAACCAGCTGTCAGAGAGGGTTTTGTGACGGATAACGGCAACATCATCGTAGATATCTCTGGGTTGTCAATTCACAACGCTGTCGGGCTTGAGACTGAAATCAATCAATGGCCAGGTGTGGTGACCAATGGCCTGTTTGCCCTGGAAAAGGCTGATGTTGCGCTGGTAGCCGGCCAGGGCGGTGTAACCTTGGTTGAACATTAA
- the phoU gene encoding phosphate signaling complex protein PhoU, whose protein sequence is MTEHTYKQFDVELDEIRSHLLRMGGCVQNMITDAMQAVLTGNTDLIEKVRETEKEVNELEVLTDQEVQNLIVRRQPTAVDLRIALAVTKMLTDMERCGDEAEKIAKLANRIHDDAQRFVPELELQHMFRAVSEMLNDVMDSFARHDSVKAAAVVRHDKQVDKEWKAALRGLISYMIEDPRTISGAIELLFVARSLERIGDHCKNMAERVIFMVHGADVRHQGVKAAERLVAERTQAE, encoded by the coding sequence ATGACTGAGCATACCTATAAGCAGTTTGATGTCGAACTTGACGAGATCCGCAGCCATTTGCTGCGTATGGGTGGTTGTGTGCAAAACATGATCACTGATGCAATGCAAGCGGTGCTGACCGGCAACACAGATCTCATCGAAAAAGTCCGTGAAACCGAAAAGGAAGTGAATGAACTTGAGGTTTTAACAGACCAGGAAGTTCAAAATCTCATCGTACGGCGCCAGCCCACGGCGGTGGATCTGCGAATTGCTTTGGCGGTTACCAAGATGCTCACCGACATGGAGCGTTGCGGCGATGAGGCGGAAAAAATCGCCAAGCTTGCTAATCGTATCCATGATGATGCGCAGCGGTTTGTTCCCGAACTTGAATTGCAGCACATGTTTCGTGCCGTATCTGAGATGCTCAATGATGTGATGGATAGTTTTGCACGGCATGACTCGGTCAAAGCCGCTGCAGTGGTTCGCCATGACAAGCAAGTGGATAAAGAGTGGAAAGCCGCGTTACGTGGCTTGATTTCCTACATGATCGAGGATCCTAGAACGATTTCAGGTGCTATCGAGCTTTTGTTTGTGGCTCGTTCTCTGGAGCGCATTGGAGATCATTGCAAGAATATGGCCGAGCGCGTGATCTTTATGGTGCACGGAGCCGATGTGCGTCACCAAGGTGTCAAGGCTGCCGAGCGTTTGGTCGCTGAAAGAACTCAAGCAGAGTAG
- a CDS encoding oxidative damage protection protein: protein MARMVNCVKLKKEAEGLDFPPYPGELGKQIWQSVSKQAWQEWMDVQTRLVNENRLNLADARARKYLKEQMEKFLFEDQDIEAQGYVPPSA from the coding sequence ATGGCTCGAATGGTGAATTGCGTAAAGCTCAAAAAGGAAGCGGAAGGTTTGGATTTCCCGCCCTACCCAGGCGAGCTTGGCAAACAAATCTGGCAAAGCGTCTCCAAACAAGCTTGGCAAGAATGGATGGACGTTCAGACCAGACTCGTGAATGAGAACCGCTTAAATCTCGCTGACGCGCGCGCACGTAAATACCTGAAAGAGCAAATGGAAAAGTTTCTGTTTGAGGACCAGGATATCGAAGCACAGGGCTATGTACCCCCGTCGGCGTGA
- the argA gene encoding amino-acid N-acetyltransferase gives MNVTPDNAVVAKEPDNDSLSGAVADTVSALGAPDSAGPQFVRWFREVAPYVHAFRGKTFVVAFGGELVQANALNPLIQDLSLLSALGIRLVLVHGSRPQVNEQLRLKGYTQQFGRGRQPTDDAALECAKEAAGEIRLDIEAAFSQGLPNTPMSHAQIRVISGNFVTARPTGVIDGVDYRHTGQVRKIDIDAMKAAIERGSIVVLSPLGFSPTGEAFNLAMEELATSVAVGLRAEKLIFLTETPGVIDEDGNVDTELARLDADALLAAGGLDEDTAFYLHYASRAVKRGVARAHMVPFNLDGSVLLEIFTHDGVGTMVVEDTLDDLRPATIDDVGAILRLIEPLEFDGTLVPRGRASIERDVENFSVLEHDGVIFGCATLHHFPQEQMAEMGCLIVHPEWQGSGEGELLLRHMESRARALGAKRMFVLTTRTSHWFIKRGFVQGGVSDLPKERQSAYNRARNSQIFIKRL, from the coding sequence ATGAACGTCACCCCCGACAACGCTGTTGTCGCTAAAGAGCCAGACAACGACTCACTATCTGGTGCAGTCGCCGACACCGTATCGGCTTTAGGTGCCCCCGACTCGGCGGGTCCACAGTTTGTCCGCTGGTTTCGCGAGGTTGCCCCTTACGTTCACGCTTTCCGTGGCAAGACGTTCGTGGTCGCCTTCGGCGGTGAGCTTGTACAGGCCAATGCCCTGAATCCGTTAATTCAAGACTTGTCACTCTTAAGTGCGTTAGGCATTCGGCTAGTGCTAGTGCATGGATCACGGCCACAAGTCAATGAACAACTTCGCCTTAAGGGCTACACCCAACAATTTGGTCGGGGTCGACAACCGACGGACGATGCGGCCCTCGAATGTGCGAAAGAGGCTGCCGGTGAAATTCGTCTAGATATTGAGGCTGCATTCAGTCAGGGATTGCCCAATACACCGATGTCGCATGCCCAAATCAGGGTGATCTCTGGGAATTTTGTGACGGCGCGCCCGACGGGGGTCATCGACGGCGTGGACTATCGTCATACTGGACAGGTTCGCAAAATCGACATTGACGCCATGAAAGCGGCTATCGAGCGCGGCTCAATTGTCGTTCTGTCGCCTCTGGGGTTCTCACCCACAGGCGAAGCGTTTAATCTCGCCATGGAAGAGCTCGCAACCAGTGTAGCTGTTGGGCTGCGCGCAGAAAAGCTAATCTTTCTGACCGAAACACCCGGGGTGATCGACGAGGACGGCAACGTGGACACCGAGCTCGCACGACTTGACGCCGATGCACTGCTGGCAGCTGGTGGCCTCGATGAGGACACCGCTTTCTATCTGCACTACGCATCCCGAGCTGTCAAACGCGGTGTCGCCCGTGCACACATGGTGCCATTTAATCTGGACGGTTCAGTTTTGCTGGAAATATTCACCCACGATGGTGTTGGCACCATGGTGGTTGAAGACACGCTTGACGACTTGAGACCAGCCACCATTGATGATGTTGGAGCCATCTTGCGCCTGATTGAACCGCTCGAATTTGATGGGACATTGGTGCCGCGTGGCCGAGCCTCCATTGAACGCGACGTAGAGAACTTCTCGGTGCTGGAACACGATGGCGTTATCTTCGGTTGTGCCACCTTGCATCACTTTCCCCAGGAGCAAATGGCCGAGATGGGCTGCCTGATTGTGCACCCGGAATGGCAGGGTTCTGGTGAAGGCGAGTTGCTGCTCAGACACATGGAATCCCGAGCGCGTGCCTTGGGTGCCAAGCGCATGTTTGTATTAACCACTCGTACCTCGCACTGGTTTATCAAGCGTGGTTTTGTGCAAGGTGGAGTATCGGATCTACCCAAAGAGCGACAATCGGCCTATAACCGGGCGCGTAACAGTCAGATCTTCATCAAGCGACTCTGA